A region from the Pontixanthobacter aestiaquae genome encodes:
- a CDS encoding DUF4126 domain-containing protein, with the protein MGIIEILGIAGSVSLLAGWRLYLCVFATGLAMRFDAIPVPEHLASLAVLENPWVMGIAAIGALAEFFADKVMWLDSIWDTVHTLLRPVGGALLALAIVDPSDPAMQVIAFLLGGGASLAAHGGKAGARAVVNTSPEPVTNVAVSTAEDVATAGMLYAVYEYPYWAGGIALVLLALTVWLLMLARRIIKQIFSFGKTPKELPPE; encoded by the coding sequence ATGGGTATTATCGAAATTCTCGGGATTGCGGGCAGTGTAAGCCTGCTTGCGGGTTGGCGGCTGTATTTGTGCGTGTTCGCCACCGGACTGGCGATGCGATTTGATGCCATTCCTGTTCCCGAACATCTCGCCAGTCTGGCAGTGCTCGAAAACCCGTGGGTGATGGGCATTGCGGCGATTGGCGCGCTGGCAGAGTTCTTTGCCGACAAGGTGATGTGGCTCGACAGTATCTGGGACACGGTCCACACGCTGCTGCGTCCCGTAGGCGGCGCGCTGCTTGCGCTTGCGATTGTCGACCCTTCGGACCCCGCGATGCAGGTCATCGCGTTCCTGCTCGGCGGCGGGGCCTCGCTGGCGGCACATGGCGGCAAGGCCGGCGCGCGGGCGGTGGTGAATACCAGCCCTGAGCCTGTGACCAATGTGGCTGTGTCGACTGCCGAGGATGTGGCGACAGCAGGCATGCTTTATGCTGTTTATGAATATCCGTATTGGGCAGGCGGCATCGCGCTGGTTCTGCTGGCGCTGACTGTGTGGCTGCTGATGCTCGCGCGGCGGATCATCAAACAGATTTTCAGCTTCGGCAAAACGCCGAAAGAGCTGCCGCCGGAATAG
- a CDS encoding alpha/beta hydrolase: MMLRSFAKFGLLLLAVATMPAHANPQLAYIEGARANMEVLRTERIRSEQFNYDHAVTIALPASYTVQPERTYPVLWVLDDPLMTRMAISTVDLLVGGNMMPEVIVIGVGSPSEEGLAGVGKRIVEFSPPGDGFAPSGLAAEEMAKVAPFPPYPHRADDFLAFLIDDLRPRLADRYRFSGEHILHGHSLGGMLGGYALFTRPDAFNKMILGSPAMANVDDAVFKAEEAFARGDSTTLPVSIYVGAGGAEGNEWFLSASNILSGTARFVDRLQLRGYDGLEIQSEFYTGEDHYSVAPRVLLDGLRHLYRKEAAEIGSSWPQRPE; encoded by the coding sequence ATGATGTTGAGATCATTTGCAAAATTCGGATTACTCTTGCTGGCCGTTGCCACAATGCCTGCACATGCCAACCCACAATTGGCCTACATCGAAGGCGCGCGCGCCAACATGGAAGTCTTGCGCACCGAGCGGATTCGCAGCGAGCAATTCAATTACGACCATGCCGTAACAATCGCATTGCCTGCCAGTTACACCGTGCAGCCGGAACGGACTTATCCCGTATTATGGGTATTGGACGATCCACTCATGACTCGCATGGCAATATCGACCGTCGACCTGCTGGTTGGTGGCAACATGATGCCGGAAGTTATCGTGATCGGGGTAGGAAGCCCGAGCGAGGAAGGGTTGGCTGGCGTCGGCAAGCGAATAGTGGAGTTTTCGCCTCCAGGAGACGGCTTCGCGCCATCCGGGCTCGCAGCGGAAGAAATGGCGAAGGTTGCGCCCTTTCCGCCTTATCCGCATCGAGCAGATGATTTTCTCGCCTTCCTGATCGACGACCTGCGGCCGAGGCTGGCCGACCGCTATCGCTTTTCAGGTGAGCATATCCTGCACGGACATTCATTGGGGGGAATGTTGGGTGGCTACGCCCTGTTCACCCGCCCGGACGCGTTCAACAAGATGATTTTGGGCAGCCCAGCGATGGCCAATGTCGATGATGCCGTTTTCAAAGCGGAAGAGGCTTTTGCAAGGGGCGATTCTACGACACTTCCGGTTTCGATCTACGTTGGAGCGGGCGGCGCCGAGGGGAATGAGTGGTTTCTGTCGGCAAGCAATATCCTTTCGGGAACAGCGCGGTTTGTGGACCGCTTACAACTGCGGGGATATGACGGCCTGGAAATCCAGAGCGAGTTCTACACTGGGGAGGATCATTACTCGGTCGCGCCGCGTGTGCTATTGGATGGATTACGGCACTTATATCGTAAAGAGGCTGCCGAAATTGGATCCTCTTGGCCGCAACGACCAGAATAG